One Kangiella geojedonensis DNA segment encodes these proteins:
- a CDS encoding CYTH and CHAD domain-containing protein has protein sequence MSIEVELKLSASADKIQQVKDWLKEAGCSEENSVELEWEQKILHNTYFDTKNHRLRETDIGLRIRKDGERYIQSVKSAGRVVGGLYQRNESEHDISKSELQLELVDEPYLMILLEEAEEEDGPFMPIFTTNFSRDVVTIDYNGAQVEVALDQGQINCMAEDMTDTSQELCEVELELKDGEASVLFELGKKLIEKFDLALDSESKAERGYRLCHSAPEYTKHLNLVNLTSKTSAEAAFESVAHKGLEHWQYHIKKIKRGPSIEAVLQLNRALMFMQTMYSVFAAVIPRHSLIHLRKDWREITQNFSKLFTIAEEINWLKNSKLYGFHYKELELLEEGLEQAFKKAHQRFVEYLMTPSYNLKLLRFSRWLYLKEWREAIGDSNADKIQKKEIYPYATKQLQHLLRDMRRHLSEKVTLSKQDYIEYLPKMSRTLDIGLFFGCLFDDRARREYRRGWADIVANIQLLQQLVYLEKALEAEGVEDPLIDDTETETLVVLKGMREEALARNPYWN, from the coding sequence ATGTCGATTGAAGTAGAATTAAAGCTGTCAGCAAGCGCCGATAAGATTCAACAGGTAAAAGATTGGCTGAAGGAGGCAGGATGCTCTGAAGAGAACTCTGTAGAATTGGAGTGGGAGCAAAAAATCCTTCATAACACCTATTTTGACACGAAAAATCATAGACTTAGAGAAACTGATATCGGTCTGCGCATTCGCAAAGATGGCGAACGTTATATTCAGTCTGTGAAGTCAGCGGGGCGAGTTGTAGGTGGTTTATATCAGCGCAATGAGTCTGAGCATGACATTTCTAAGAGCGAGCTTCAGCTTGAGCTGGTGGACGAGCCTTACCTGATGATTTTGTTGGAAGAGGCTGAAGAAGAAGATGGCCCATTCATGCCTATTTTCACCACAAACTTTAGCCGAGATGTGGTCACTATTGATTATAACGGGGCACAAGTCGAGGTCGCGTTGGATCAAGGTCAGATCAATTGCATGGCTGAAGATATGACTGATACTTCGCAGGAGTTGTGCGAAGTTGAGTTAGAGTTAAAGGATGGTGAAGCTAGTGTGCTGTTCGAACTTGGCAAAAAGCTGATTGAGAAGTTTGACTTAGCGCTGGACAGCGAGAGTAAGGCTGAACGTGGTTATCGTCTATGTCACTCGGCTCCTGAATATACCAAGCATCTCAACTTAGTTAACCTAACCTCGAAAACCTCTGCTGAAGCAGCTTTTGAAAGTGTGGCACACAAGGGGTTAGAGCACTGGCAGTATCACATCAAAAAGATTAAACGTGGTCCCAGTATTGAAGCGGTTTTACAGTTAAATCGAGCCTTGATGTTTATGCAAACCATGTACTCTGTGTTTGCGGCGGTTATACCACGCCACAGCCTGATTCATTTACGCAAAGACTGGCGTGAGATTACGCAGAATTTCTCTAAGCTGTTTACCATCGCTGAAGAAATCAACTGGTTGAAGAACAGTAAGCTTTATGGCTTCCACTATAAAGAACTGGAGTTATTAGAGGAAGGGTTAGAGCAAGCCTTTAAAAAAGCGCATCAACGCTTTGTTGAGTACTTGATGACCCCATCTTACAACCTGAAGCTGTTACGTTTTTCACGCTGGCTCTATTTAAAAGAATGGCGCGAAGCGATTGGCGACAGTAATGCCGATAAGATTCAGAAGAAAGAAATTTATCCTTATGCAACGAAGCAGCTGCAACACTTGTTACGAGATATGCGACGCCATTTGTCGGAAAAAGTCACTCTGAGTAAACAAGATTACATCGAGTACTTGCCCAAAATGAGCCGAACGCTTGATATTGGTTTATTCTTTGGGTGCTTGTTCGATGATCGAGCTCGACGTGAATATCGACGTGGCTGGGCGGATATCGTGGCTAATATCCAGCTGTTGCAGCAGTTAGTCTACCTCGAAAAAGCGCTGGAAGCTGAGGGTGTTGAAGATCCGTTGATTGATGATACGGAGACGGAAACACTGGTGGTGCTTAAAGGTATGCGTGAAGAAGCCTTGGCGCGTAATCCGTATTGGAATTAA
- a CDS encoding M48 family metallopeptidase, which translates to MDFFEHQAAARRKTKLLIFYFLCAVVLIVIALNFALWGLFNVSGFTTNGEEQGIPLSQWFKESWFYYITFGSIALIILGSLYRWISLADGGKAVARMVNGREILPDTNDLLERRLLNVVEEMSIASGTSVPTVYVMDQEDAINAFVAGIESADTVMVVTRGALEQLTRQELQGVVAHEFSHIFNADMKINVRLISILAGILILGQAGYFMMRAFRYGGTTRSSKESGGAVVAVLLIGLSVYAIGSIGLFFGRLIKAAISRQREFLADASAIQYARDNEGLAGAFIKIQRQSSLLNNSHAEETSHMCIAEPIKLSFNSLATHPPIEKRLSAIMPRWRQFKEQKDQEAERKAKQKIRDMERHQAQVEAEAEDKGFDIGGLADTVGKPTTMHMHAAGELLMALPAIITDAAHGHHSSSHAMHLVFALLLSDHGQVDESSLKAIEAIYGAESSERILELASHITKDQRQLRLAILDLAMPSLRRLSKVERQQFFGLLRKLIHQDSHVSRFEYVLYCLIHKNLVGSGQQSQKSITRFSKVESELQLLLSAVIHASGQTQETKEEVFQQVFDGFSANQVKLLDEEFDAEAFHQALNKLRRLSPMLKKPLLNGLEEAIEQDGVVKHQEIELLRAIAECLDCPIPPIIESAQKKAADLANS; encoded by the coding sequence ATGGATTTCTTTGAGCATCAAGCAGCAGCTCGGCGTAAAACCAAGCTGCTGATCTTTTACTTTCTGTGCGCCGTAGTGCTCATCGTTATTGCGTTAAATTTTGCCCTGTGGGGTTTATTTAATGTCAGTGGTTTCACCACCAATGGCGAAGAACAAGGCATACCGCTTTCCCAATGGTTTAAAGAAAGCTGGTTCTATTACATTACCTTCGGTTCGATTGCTTTAATCATTCTCGGTAGTCTATATCGCTGGATTTCTTTAGCTGATGGCGGCAAAGCAGTAGCTCGCATGGTGAATGGTCGCGAAATCCTTCCAGACACAAATGATCTACTTGAACGACGTTTACTGAATGTCGTGGAGGAGATGTCGATTGCCTCTGGTACTTCAGTACCAACGGTTTATGTAATGGATCAAGAAGATGCCATTAACGCCTTTGTGGCGGGTATCGAAAGTGCTGATACCGTCATGGTGGTCACTCGTGGAGCTTTAGAACAGCTAACACGCCAAGAACTGCAAGGTGTTGTTGCTCACGAGTTCAGTCATATTTTTAATGCGGACATGAAGATTAATGTCCGTTTAATCAGCATCTTAGCCGGTATCCTGATTTTAGGCCAAGCGGGTTACTTCATGATGCGTGCTTTCCGCTACGGTGGTACTACTCGTAGTAGCAAAGAAAGCGGTGGCGCTGTGGTAGCTGTGCTTTTGATTGGCTTATCGGTATATGCCATCGGCTCCATCGGTCTCTTTTTTGGTCGCTTAATTAAAGCGGCGATATCACGCCAACGTGAGTTTTTAGCTGACGCCTCCGCGATTCAGTATGCCCGTGATAACGAGGGGCTAGCAGGCGCCTTCATTAAAATTCAGCGTCAAAGCTCCCTGCTCAACAACTCACACGCTGAAGAAACCAGCCACATGTGCATTGCTGAGCCTATTAAGCTTAGCTTCAATAGTTTGGCCACGCACCCACCGATTGAGAAGCGACTATCGGCAATCATGCCGAGGTGGCGACAATTCAAAGAGCAAAAAGATCAGGAAGCTGAGCGTAAAGCTAAGCAAAAAATTCGTGATATGGAACGCCACCAAGCACAAGTCGAAGCTGAAGCAGAGGACAAAGGTTTTGATATTGGCGGGCTCGCCGATACTGTTGGTAAACCAACGACCATGCACATGCACGCGGCAGGTGAACTGTTGATGGCTTTGCCAGCTATTATCACCGATGCTGCCCATGGTCACCACTCCAGCAGTCATGCCATGCACTTGGTATTCGCACTACTGTTAAGCGACCATGGCCAAGTTGATGAGTCTTCGTTAAAAGCCATCGAAGCCATTTACGGTGCCGAAAGTAGTGAGCGCATTTTAGAGCTTGCGAGTCATATCACCAAAGACCAACGCCAATTACGCTTGGCGATACTCGATCTAGCGATGCCCAGCTTGCGTCGCTTATCAAAGGTAGAGCGTCAACAATTCTTTGGCTTACTGCGGAAACTGATACATCAGGACAGTCATGTCAGTCGCTTTGAATACGTGTTGTATTGCTTGATCCACAAAAACCTAGTGGGCTCTGGTCAACAGAGTCAAAAGTCGATCACACGCTTTAGTAAAGTTGAGAGTGAACTTCAGTTATTATTATCAGCCGTCATCCATGCCAGCGGTCAAACGCAAGAGACGAAAGAAGAAGTGTTCCAACAGGTTTTCGACGGTTTCAGCGCTAACCAAGTAAAACTACTGGATGAAGAGTTTGATGCCGAAGCCTTCCATCAAGCGCTAAATAAATTACGCAGACTCTCTCCAATGCTGAAAAAGCCACTGTTGAATGGCCTTGAGGAAGCAATTGAGCAAGATGGCGTCGTCAAACATCAAGAAATTGAATTATTACGCGCAATCGCAGAGTGCTTAGACTGCCCTATTCCACCAATTATCGAAAGCGCTCAGAAAAAAGCAGCGGACCTGGCTAACTCATAG
- a CDS encoding LemA family protein — protein MGTIITLAVIAALVLFFITIYNKLVTLRNRFKNAFAQIDVQLNRRYDLIPNLVETAKGYMKHEKETLEAVISARNGAVSANQAAAANPDDPDAIKHLNQAEGQLTGALGRLFALSEAYPDLKANQTMEQLMEELSTTENKIAFARQAYNDAVMEYNTYREQVPNNFIANPFGFKEAELFEVEDEQVREAVKVSFD, from the coding sequence ATGGGTACAATAATCACCTTGGCGGTGATCGCGGCTTTAGTGCTGTTTTTCATCACCATTTATAACAAACTCGTTACGTTACGAAATCGCTTCAAAAACGCTTTTGCGCAGATCGACGTACAACTGAACCGTCGTTACGACCTTATTCCTAACTTGGTCGAAACCGCTAAAGGCTACATGAAGCACGAGAAAGAAACCCTTGAAGCGGTTATCAGTGCTCGAAATGGCGCGGTTTCTGCCAATCAAGCTGCCGCCGCTAACCCGGATGATCCAGATGCTATAAAGCACTTGAATCAGGCCGAAGGCCAGTTAACTGGTGCTTTAGGTCGTTTGTTTGCGCTATCAGAAGCTTACCCTGATCTTAAAGCAAACCAAACCATGGAACAGCTGATGGAAGAGCTCAGCACCACTGAAAACAAAATTGCTTTTGCACGCCAGGCTTATAATGATGCTGTGATGGAATACAACACGTACCGTGAGCAGGTGCCTAACAACTTTATCGCCAACCCATTTGGCTTTAAAGAAGCTGAACTGTTTGAAGTTGAAGACGAACAAGTTCGAGAAGCCGTTAAGGTATCATTCGACTAA
- the glnE gene encoding bifunctional [glutamate--ammonia ligase]-adenylyl-L-tyrosine phosphorylase/[glutamate--ammonia-ligase] adenylyltransferase — MRTDFSLPASLKELADKRYGEWRDALTSEESFDEDKARLVLASSDYISRWAVKKPEWLLDAINGVSIEQGLSQLQDTFDLSVSEFDMKQKLRLERHYWSILIAVNDMFQLADIKAITFYQSTLADILIQAAYRWAEHHHHQQYGKPYGASGDVQQMLILAMGKLGGRELNFSSDIDLIFAYPEEGETDRQSKPVENQKFFIRLGQKLISLLSDVTYDGFVYRVDMRLRPYGQSGALVTNFNALQDYYLEQGREWERFAMIKARVVNGSDENKAELEQIIRPFSYRRYIDFSVLESIRQLKQKIASELLRKNAKGNIKLGEGGIRELEFIVQSLQLIGGGRHPVLQTKNWWHSLDTLQVKEFIPAQEAKPLKQAYEFLRKLENAIQIRDEEQTQEVPTDTLEQRQVAAMLGLEGWGEVAESLSDHQNHVANFFKGLFHDPHDEDKVDEDCERVSKWLEGSLDQNAETALQQKLSISPAMVAMVNQFRGEFSERKIGSRGLVRLDQLLPHLLIEAGAQPEPETTLQRCIELLQGVGRRTAYFEMLAENLPVLEYLVQLVSRSRWLAKQMSIYPSLLDELLFPSNFGKQLSKADLASQLRQALIRIEADDIEGQLVALGGFKQSSQFKIAAGDLTGRFDISAVSQQLTDLAEVIVEYLLQFAWRETVSKFGVPPGCEEGLASGFLVLGYGKLGGDELGYGSDLDLVFLYQGDSQSETSGKNHSGEKTLELHQFYTRLAQRLVHYLGTRTQQGIMYEVDTRLRPSGRAGMLVSHIDAFKKYQHNEAWTWEHQALVRARPIAGDYPLREEYMALRSEILAKPSSPQSESNDLASDVVAMRQKMRDNLNKSDSKLWDIKQGEGGLVDIEFLVQYWALSHSAILMEHLSNQELPFNNVDWLQLLAKHGLISQEVRDQLIMNYRAFREVGNHSSLQSQPQLIPIDELTQERQQVSELWHSTFENVEVQ; from the coding sequence ATGAGAACTGACTTTAGCCTTCCAGCATCGCTTAAAGAGCTCGCCGACAAACGCTATGGTGAATGGCGTGACGCTTTAACCTCCGAAGAGTCGTTTGATGAGGATAAAGCGAGGTTAGTATTGGCGTCGAGCGACTACATTTCACGCTGGGCTGTGAAAAAGCCAGAGTGGTTATTGGATGCGATCAATGGTGTGTCTATCGAACAGGGCTTGAGTCAGCTACAAGATACGTTTGATTTAAGCGTGTCTGAGTTTGATATGAAGCAAAAGTTGCGCCTAGAACGTCATTATTGGTCGATTTTAATTGCCGTCAACGACATGTTCCAGCTAGCCGACATTAAAGCCATCACTTTTTATCAATCGACATTGGCCGATATTTTAATCCAGGCGGCTTATCGTTGGGCTGAACACCACCATCATCAACAATATGGTAAGCCGTATGGCGCTAGTGGTGATGTACAGCAGATGTTAATTCTAGCCATGGGTAAGCTCGGTGGCCGTGAATTGAACTTTTCTTCGGATATTGACCTGATTTTTGCCTACCCAGAAGAAGGCGAAACGGATAGGCAGTCGAAACCTGTCGAAAATCAAAAGTTTTTTATCCGTCTCGGCCAAAAGCTGATCAGTTTGTTGTCGGACGTGACCTACGATGGTTTCGTTTACCGAGTCGACATGCGACTAAGGCCTTATGGGCAAAGTGGCGCATTGGTCACAAACTTTAATGCGCTACAAGACTACTACCTTGAGCAAGGGCGAGAGTGGGAACGCTTCGCCATGATTAAGGCCCGTGTTGTGAATGGTAGCGATGAGAATAAAGCTGAACTTGAGCAGATCATTCGGCCATTCAGTTATCGCCGGTACATTGATTTCAGTGTGCTGGAGTCGATTCGACAATTAAAACAAAAAATTGCCAGTGAACTTCTGCGAAAAAATGCTAAGGGAAACATTAAGCTTGGCGAGGGTGGTATTCGTGAGCTGGAGTTTATTGTGCAGTCATTGCAGCTTATTGGGGGCGGTCGTCATCCCGTTTTACAAACCAAAAATTGGTGGCATAGTCTTGATACCTTGCAGGTGAAGGAGTTTATTCCTGCGCAGGAAGCGAAACCTCTTAAGCAGGCTTATGAGTTTTTGAGAAAGCTGGAAAACGCGATACAGATTAGGGATGAGGAACAGACGCAGGAGGTTCCCACGGACACGCTGGAGCAACGGCAAGTCGCAGCGATGCTTGGGCTTGAGGGTTGGGGTGAAGTAGCGGAAAGCTTGAGTGACCATCAGAATCACGTGGCGAATTTCTTTAAAGGTTTATTCCACGACCCGCACGATGAAGATAAAGTTGATGAGGATTGTGAGCGTGTCAGTAAGTGGCTGGAAGGAAGTCTTGACCAAAACGCAGAGACGGCGTTACAGCAAAAGTTGTCGATTTCGCCAGCTATGGTGGCTATGGTTAACCAGTTTCGAGGAGAGTTCTCTGAGCGGAAAATAGGCAGCCGTGGTTTGGTGCGTTTGGATCAATTGCTGCCCCATTTACTGATAGAAGCGGGTGCTCAGCCAGAACCGGAAACCACCCTGCAACGATGTATTGAGTTACTACAAGGGGTAGGTCGTAGAACAGCTTATTTCGAGATGTTAGCTGAAAACTTACCGGTCTTGGAGTACTTGGTGCAACTGGTGTCACGTTCTCGCTGGTTAGCCAAACAAATGTCGATTTATCCATCATTGTTGGATGAGTTGCTATTCCCCAGTAACTTCGGCAAGCAGTTAAGTAAAGCGGATTTAGCCAGCCAGTTACGCCAAGCGTTAATTCGAATTGAGGCGGATGATATTGAAGGTCAACTGGTAGCGCTGGGCGGATTCAAGCAATCAAGCCAGTTCAAAATTGCGGCAGGTGATTTGACCGGCAGGTTTGATATTAGCGCTGTATCACAGCAACTAACCGATCTTGCCGAAGTGATTGTTGAGTATTTACTACAATTTGCGTGGCGTGAAACGGTGTCAAAATTCGGCGTACCCCCTGGTTGTGAAGAAGGATTGGCTTCAGGGTTCTTAGTGCTCGGTTATGGCAAGTTGGGTGGTGATGAACTTGGCTATGGCTCGGACTTGGATTTAGTTTTTTTATATCAAGGTGACAGCCAGTCTGAAACCTCAGGCAAAAACCATTCCGGTGAAAAGACATTAGAGCTCCATCAATTTTATACCCGATTAGCGCAGCGTTTGGTGCATTATCTTGGCACTAGAACACAGCAAGGCATCATGTATGAGGTTGATACTCGATTACGACCATCAGGGCGTGCAGGAATGTTGGTTAGCCATATTGATGCTTTCAAAAAGTACCAACATAACGAAGCTTGGACTTGGGAGCATCAAGCTCTTGTGCGGGCACGGCCGATTGCAGGGGACTATCCGTTACGTGAAGAGTACATGGCTTTACGTTCCGAGATTTTAGCGAAGCCAAGCTCTCCACAGTCTGAGAGCAATGATTTAGCGTCGGATGTGGTGGCAATGCGACAAAAGATGCGTGACAACCTTAACAAGTCAGACAGCAAGCTGTGGGATATTAAGCAAGGCGAAGGCGGGTTAGTTGATATTGAATTTTTGGTCCAGTACTGGGCGCTAAGTCACTCGGCTATTTTGATGGAGCATTTAAGTAATCAAGAGTTGCCTTTTAACAATGTCGACTGGTTGCAGCTACTAGCGAAACATGGACTGATCTCACAAGAAGTACGGGACCAGTTAATAATGAATTATCGTGCTTTCCGTGAAGTTGGAAATCACAGTTCACTACAAAGCCAGCCGCAGTTAATACCAATAGATGAGCTGACTCAGGAGCGGCAGCAGGTGAGCGAATTGTGGCATTCGACTTTTGAGAATGTCGAGGTACAATGA
- a CDS encoding zinc-finger domain-containing protein produces the protein MTEQNAQPQANEANEKVKQQTIEVTADDLPLCCPMPDVTLWSQHPRVFIPIEDGRGHCPYCGNTFIVKS, from the coding sequence GTGACTGAACAAAACGCACAACCACAAGCTAATGAAGCTAATGAGAAAGTAAAGCAGCAAACTATCGAGGTTACGGCTGATGACTTGCCTTTATGTTGCCCCATGCCTGATGTGACCTTGTGGAGTCAGCATCCTCGTGTGTTTATCCCTATCGAAGACGGTAGAGGTCATTGCCCTTATTGTGGAAATACCTTTATCGTAAAGTCTTAA
- a CDS encoding aspartate kinase, which translates to MTQDNQRPSWVVLKFGGSSVSSLDDWNNIVQIVSDNLQQGFRVAVVHSAFKNVTNRLEQLAQLAAKSEHQELLAELKDYHQTMASQLQLESSLLTPWLDSLETSAKKVAEHGVLTSKLRAELVAYGELLSSTLGAAFLEQQLSSDKKTQWLDARKLFVSEVEVNSNVNDQYLNAVCHPRPDHELSQQWADSYDVVLTQGFIASNEAGETVLLGREGSDTSASYVAALLEAKKLEIWTDVAGMFTTDPNKLSEAKKLEQISYAQAFEMAEAGAKVLHPRCLSTVMPYHIPVEIKNTHQPLEAGTLINGDEKDSRWVKSIAVKQKIPVMTLLLGRRGQQPETLQKVFTVFNELELGCELLASTKESLVMAVETSNSIHGEDILNELSVKLAEMCRSVLLSHSAIITLVGCQSSQALWHLLQIDAELPDQWLLLSHTSSDQHLSFLVSDDDALDILKLLHGHLIQ; encoded by the coding sequence ATGACACAAGATAATCAAAGACCTTCATGGGTTGTTCTAAAGTTTGGTGGCTCCAGTGTGTCGAGCCTCGATGATTGGAACAACATCGTTCAAATCGTTTCGGATAACCTGCAACAAGGTTTCCGAGTTGCCGTGGTGCACTCTGCTTTTAAAAATGTCACCAATAGACTTGAGCAGTTAGCACAGTTAGCGGCCAAGAGTGAACATCAAGAGTTACTTGCTGAGTTAAAAGATTACCACCAAACAATGGCGAGTCAGCTACAGCTAGAATCTTCGTTATTAACGCCATGGCTGGATTCGTTAGAGACCTCAGCAAAGAAAGTAGCGGAGCATGGAGTCTTAACTTCGAAGCTTAGAGCTGAGTTGGTCGCTTATGGTGAGTTACTATCCTCGACCCTAGGGGCCGCGTTTCTTGAACAGCAGTTAAGCAGCGATAAAAAAACTCAGTGGCTGGATGCGCGCAAACTGTTTGTGTCAGAAGTTGAAGTCAACAGCAACGTTAATGATCAATACCTCAATGCCGTTTGTCACCCACGTCCTGATCACGAGTTGTCACAGCAGTGGGCAGATAGCTACGATGTGGTGTTAACTCAAGGCTTTATCGCCAGTAACGAAGCCGGTGAAACCGTATTGCTTGGCCGAGAAGGCTCGGACACTTCGGCGTCGTATGTGGCGGCGCTGCTAGAAGCGAAAAAACTAGAAATATGGACTGACGTGGCAGGCATGTTCACCACGGATCCAAATAAGTTAAGCGAAGCCAAGAAGCTTGAGCAGATCAGTTACGCCCAAGCTTTTGAAATGGCGGAAGCGGGCGCTAAGGTTTTGCACCCACGATGCTTAAGTACGGTCATGCCGTACCACATTCCTGTTGAAATTAAGAATACGCACCAGCCACTTGAGGCGGGAACTTTGATTAATGGTGACGAAAAAGATTCGCGTTGGGTGAAGTCGATTGCTGTAAAGCAAAAGATTCCTGTGATGACACTGTTGCTAGGTCGTCGTGGTCAACAGCCTGAAACTCTACAAAAAGTATTCACTGTTTTTAATGAATTAGAGCTTGGCTGTGAGCTGTTGGCTTCGACCAAAGAATCACTAGTCATGGCAGTCGAAACCAGCAACAGCATTCATGGTGAAGATATACTGAACGAATTGTCGGTAAAGCTGGCTGAAATGTGTCGCAGTGTTTTATTGTCGCACAGCGCAATCATTACGCTAGTCGGCTGCCAATCGAGCCAAGCCCTGTGGCACTTGCTACAAATCGACGCAGAGCTCCCAGACCAATGGCTACTCCTTAGCCACACTTCAAGCGATCAACACTTATCATTCCTCGTCAGTGATGATGACGCTTTGGATATACTGAAATTACTGCATGGACATTTAATACAATAA
- a CDS encoding energy transducer TonB: protein MGKSIFFISTLFLLSQTANSTELRHGVTFEAPDVASELNPCKLPSPSRGMLPITFYSDDEGLTLKFYLLDDKAFPSNEVLTSNLQKKLEKSYEKVELGSKDFSEYFDYVETGSFSPSGAGLATYFSKERNGWRLMLEAGFMGKEHKAMINRFLKTVEFQDAFGSVRSTNLDMSKWSDSASGFVPHCGDSGNPKIIFSQPLKYPAKAHLRGYETSVDVDLDIDEEGFVTDIRFNEDSWKDDYFKESVNHYLKNARFQVKLENGKPVIQKSLKNKYNFEIQASSRTRRR, encoded by the coding sequence ATGGGGAAAAGTATATTTTTCATATCTACATTGTTTTTATTGTCACAAACAGCAAACTCAACTGAGCTACGTCATGGAGTGACTTTTGAGGCTCCAGATGTGGCAAGCGAATTAAATCCCTGCAAGTTGCCAAGTCCAAGTAGAGGAATGTTGCCAATTACCTTTTATTCTGATGATGAAGGTTTAACGTTAAAGTTTTATCTATTGGACGATAAAGCATTCCCTAGCAATGAAGTGTTAACGTCAAATCTTCAAAAAAAGTTGGAAAAGAGCTATGAGAAGGTAGAGTTAGGCTCAAAAGATTTTAGCGAGTATTTCGATTATGTAGAAACGGGTAGCTTCTCTCCAAGTGGTGCAGGGCTTGCAACATACTTTTCAAAAGAGCGTAATGGTTGGAGGCTGATGCTTGAGGCTGGCTTTATGGGCAAAGAGCATAAGGCGATGATCAATCGTTTTCTCAAAACAGTTGAGTTTCAAGATGCTTTTGGTTCCGTAAGGAGTACTAATCTGGATATGTCTAAATGGTCTGATTCTGCCTCTGGTTTTGTCCCCCATTGTGGTGACAGCGGAAATCCTAAAATTATTTTTAGTCAACCCTTAAAGTACCCCGCTAAGGCCCATTTAAGAGGTTATGAAACCAGTGTTGATGTTGATCTTGATATCGATGAAGAGGGATTTGTAACTGACATAAGGTTTAATGAAGACTCTTGGAAAGATGATTACTTTAAAGAGTCCGTCAACCATTATCTAAAGAACGCACGATTTCAAGTGAAATTGGAGAATGGAAAGCCCGTTATTCAGAAAAGTTTAAAGAATAAATATAATTTTGAGATTCAGGCTTCCAGTAGAACAAGGCGTAGGTAA
- the nfuA gene encoding Fe-S biogenesis protein NfuA: MINVSEAAQEHFRRLLAGQEDENTGIRVFVVNPGTAHAECGVSYCPPDAVEDNDTELKFEGFSAFVDEDSAPYLEEAEIDYQKEATGGQLTLKAPNAKARKVDDDAPAVDRIRYYLESEINPELANHGGQVALTEFTDDGIAVLQFGGGCQGCGMVDVTLKEGIEKTLMEKVPEVKGVKDVTEHAAGENPYY; encoded by the coding sequence ATGATTAATGTTTCAGAAGCAGCACAAGAACACTTTCGCCGCTTACTTGCTGGGCAAGAAGATGAAAATACAGGCATCCGCGTATTCGTGGTCAACCCTGGCACAGCTCATGCAGAATGTGGTGTATCTTACTGCCCACCCGATGCAGTTGAAGATAACGATACCGAGCTTAAATTTGAAGGTTTCTCAGCGTTTGTTGATGAAGACAGCGCGCCTTACTTAGAAGAAGCCGAAATTGACTACCAGAAAGAAGCAACCGGCGGTCAGTTAACCTTAAAAGCACCCAACGCCAAAGCGCGTAAGGTTGATGACGACGCACCGGCAGTTGATCGTATTCGTTACTACTTAGAGTCTGAGATCAACCCAGAACTCGCTAACCACGGCGGTCAAGTCGCTCTAACTGAGTTTACCGACGACGGTATCGCGGTACTTCAATTCGGCGGCGGTTGCCAAGGCTGTGGCATGGTCGACGTCACGCTGAAAGAAGGTATCGAAAAAACCTTGATGGAAAAAGTCCCTGAAGTCAAAGGCGTAAAAGACGTCACAGAACACGCCGCAGGTGAAAATCCCTATTACTAA